The Marinobacter subterrani genome has a segment encoding these proteins:
- a CDS encoding acetolactate synthase large subunit, which produces MANEHHPARNGAELFVRALENEGVQYIFAVPGEENLAFLEALRTSSITLVLNRHEQAAGFMAATYGRLTGRVGVCLSTLGPGATNLVTAAAYAQLGAMPMMMISGQKPIKSSKQGLFQILDVVDLMRPLTKYTRQISNANTIPAKVREAFRLAAEERPGAVHLELPEDIAEEVPDADTHIFKPSDARRPTASQKSLDMACEMLREARHPLIMIGAGANRKRVSQALLHLVNVTGIPFFTTQMGKGVVDERHPRYLGNAALSAGDFVHCAIDRADLVINVGHDVVEKPPFFMTPGGKKVIHVNFSAADVDPVYFPQHEVVGDIANSVEYMAENCGQCANHDFTRLMEVKEAIDAHLQERAEDPRFPVIPQRIVNDVRQVMPEDGIITLDNGMYKLWFARNYRAYDNNTVLLDNALASMGAGLPSGMMASMLYPDLKVMAVCGDGGFMMNSQELETAVRLNLNLVVLIINDSAYGMIKWKQGQEGYTDFGLDYRNPDFVTYAQSYGAKGHHISRTEDLRPTLENALAEGGVHLVEVPVDYSENRRVFDEELGKLTCSL; this is translated from the coding sequence ATGGCTAACGAACATCATCCTGCCCGCAACGGAGCCGAGCTGTTTGTCCGGGCACTGGAAAATGAAGGCGTTCAATACATTTTTGCGGTACCGGGCGAGGAAAACCTCGCCTTCCTCGAAGCCCTGAGAACCTCCAGTATTACCCTGGTGCTCAACCGCCATGAGCAGGCTGCCGGCTTCATGGCCGCCACCTATGGCCGACTCACCGGCCGGGTGGGCGTCTGCCTCTCCACCCTTGGGCCCGGTGCCACCAATCTCGTTACTGCCGCGGCCTATGCCCAGTTGGGTGCCATGCCCATGATGATGATTTCCGGCCAGAAGCCCATCAAATCCTCCAAGCAGGGCCTTTTCCAGATCCTGGATGTGGTGGATCTGATGCGGCCACTGACCAAGTACACCCGGCAGATCAGCAACGCCAATACCATCCCCGCCAAAGTGCGCGAGGCCTTCCGGCTGGCCGCCGAAGAGCGGCCCGGAGCGGTGCATCTGGAGTTGCCGGAGGATATTGCCGAAGAGGTCCCGGATGCCGACACGCATATCTTCAAACCCAGTGACGCCCGCCGGCCCACAGCCAGCCAGAAGAGCCTGGACATGGCCTGCGAAATGCTGCGCGAGGCCAGGCACCCACTGATCATGATCGGCGCCGGCGCCAACCGAAAACGGGTGTCCCAGGCACTGCTGCACCTGGTGAACGTGACCGGTATTCCGTTTTTCACCACCCAGATGGGCAAGGGTGTGGTGGATGAACGGCACCCCCGTTACCTGGGCAATGCTGCCCTTTCTGCGGGCGATTTCGTTCACTGCGCCATTGACCGCGCCGACCTGGTGATCAATGTCGGCCACGACGTGGTGGAGAAACCACCGTTCTTCATGACCCCCGGCGGCAAGAAAGTCATTCACGTGAACTTTAGCGCCGCCGATGTGGACCCGGTGTATTTCCCCCAACACGAAGTGGTGGGCGATATTGCCAACAGCGTGGAATACATGGCCGAAAACTGTGGCCAGTGCGCCAACCACGATTTCACCCGGTTGATGGAGGTAAAGGAGGCGATCGATGCTCACCTGCAGGAACGGGCGGAAGACCCACGCTTCCCGGTCATTCCCCAGCGGATCGTGAACGACGTGCGCCAGGTGATGCCGGAGGATGGCATCATTACGCTGGATAACGGCATGTACAAGCTCTGGTTTGCCCGCAATTACCGGGCCTATGACAACAATACCGTGTTGCTGGATAACGCCCTGGCGTCCATGGGCGCCGGCCTGCCCAGTGGCATGATGGCGTCCATGCTGTACCCGGATCTCAAGGTGATGGCGGTGTGCGGCGATGGCGGGTTCATGATGAACAGCCAGGAGCTTGAAACTGCCGTGCGCCTGAACCTCAACCTGGTGGTGCTGATCATCAACGACAGTGCCTACGGCATGATCAAGTGGAAGCAGGGACAGGAAGGCTACACCGATTTCGGGCTGGATTACCGCAATCCGGACTTTGTTACCTACGCCCAGTCCTATGGCGCAAAAGGGCACCATATCAGCCGCACGGAGGATCTGCGGCCGACGCTGGAAAATGCCCTGGCCGAAGGCGGTGTTCACCTGGTAGAGGTGCCGGTGGATTACAGCGAAAACCGGCGGGTGTTTGACGAAGAGCTGGGTAAACTGACCTGCAGTCTGTAA
- a CDS encoding calcium/sodium antiporter, whose translation MLMAIAAIVAGLVLLVWSADKFVEGAAATAKHLGMPTLLIGMVIIGFGTSAPELAVSAMAAADGNPGLALGNAYGSNITNIALIVGLTAIIAPIAVHSQVIRKELPLLVVLTLIAGAQLLDGDLSRLDGWILLGVFAAVMGWSIYQGMKGRGDPLAGETDAEIIAHPMPLKAAIIWLVIGLILLIVSSRMLVWGAVTIAQSLGVSDLVIGLTIVAVGTSLPELASALAAVKKNEHDLILGNILGSGIFNTLAVVGLAAVIQPLAVDPEVLYRDWTLMLALTVGLFLMGFGLTGWRRLVSRLDGAILMLVYLAYTGYLFSTVVGAAAA comes from the coding sequence ATGTTAATGGCAATTGCCGCCATTGTTGCCGGCCTGGTCCTGCTTGTCTGGAGTGCTGATAAATTCGTCGAGGGCGCGGCCGCCACCGCAAAACATCTTGGAATGCCAACACTGCTGATCGGCATGGTAATTATCGGCTTTGGAACGTCAGCCCCGGAACTGGCGGTGTCCGCCATGGCCGCCGCCGATGGCAACCCCGGCCTGGCGCTGGGCAATGCCTATGGCTCCAACATCACCAACATCGCCCTGATCGTCGGCCTGACGGCGATCATTGCGCCGATCGCAGTGCACTCCCAGGTCATCCGCAAGGAGCTGCCCCTGCTGGTGGTCCTGACCCTGATTGCCGGCGCCCAACTGCTGGATGGCGATCTGTCACGGCTTGACGGATGGATTCTGCTGGGCGTATTCGCCGCGGTGATGGGCTGGTCCATCTATCAGGGCATGAAAGGCAGGGGCGACCCCCTGGCCGGTGAGACCGATGCGGAAATAATCGCCCACCCCATGCCCCTGAAAGCCGCCATCATCTGGCTGGTGATCGGCCTGATCCTGCTGATTGTAAGCTCTCGCATGCTGGTGTGGGGCGCCGTAACCATCGCCCAGAGTCTGGGCGTCAGCGATCTTGTCATTGGCTTGACCATCGTGGCCGTCGGCACCTCCCTGCCGGAACTGGCCTCGGCACTGGCGGCGGTCAAGAAGAACGAACACGACCTGATCCTCGGCAACATCCTCGGTTCGGGGATTTTCAATACCCTGGCCGTTGTCGGCTTGGCCGCCGTGATCCAGCCGTTGGCGGTCGACCCGGAAGTGCTCTATCGCGACTGGACGTTGATGCTGGCGTTAACGGTGGGGCTGTTCCTGATGGGCTTTGGCCTCACCGGCTGGCGCAGACTGGTCAGCCGGCTTGACGGGGCTATCCTGATGCTTGTCTACCTTGCCTACACCGGCTACCTGTTCTCTACCGTCGTGGGCGCGGCAGCGGCCTGA
- the mqo gene encoding malate dehydrogenase (quinone), producing the protein MAVRQADVVLVGGGVMSATLGMMLRQLDPSLDIVMVERLDHVAHESTDGWNNAGTGHAGYCELNYTPETDDGDVAIERALNINAQFEVSLQLWSYLVEQGILPEPATFINRTPHQSFVWGEADVAFLKRRFERLSAHHLFRDMEYTESAQDLEEWMPLVVSSRDPMQRVAATRVRHGSDVDFGSLTRSMVTWLETQPNFELMTSCPVHYLAQRENGRWKVRVKNQKTGELTKLEAGFVFLGAGGGALPLLQKSGIEEARGYGGFPVSGQWLVCRKPDVVERHHSKVYGKAPIGAPPMSVPHLDTRIINGEPALLFGPFAGFTTRFLKQGSVFDLFGSVKPNNLKPMLSVSKNNMDLTRYLVGEVFQSHTDRVESLRNFFPDAREENWELRMAGQRVQIIKQAEGGGGKLEFGTEIVAAKDGTLAALLGASPGASTAANAMINVIERCFPEKIRTPEWQERMKELVPSYGQSLVDDEALLTRVRERTLSTLKLG; encoded by the coding sequence ATGGCCGTTAGACAGGCAGATGTAGTGCTGGTCGGCGGTGGCGTCATGAGCGCCACTCTCGGCATGATGCTCAGGCAACTGGATCCGTCCCTGGACATCGTCATGGTGGAGCGTCTTGACCACGTTGCCCATGAAAGCACCGACGGATGGAATAACGCAGGCACCGGCCACGCCGGCTATTGCGAACTTAACTACACCCCCGAAACCGACGATGGTGATGTGGCGATCGAGCGCGCCCTGAACATCAACGCCCAGTTCGAGGTGTCATTGCAGTTGTGGTCGTACCTGGTGGAGCAGGGCATATTGCCGGAGCCCGCCACATTCATTAACCGCACTCCGCACCAGAGCTTTGTCTGGGGCGAGGCAGACGTCGCCTTCCTGAAGCGCCGGTTTGAACGGCTGAGCGCGCACCACCTGTTCCGTGACATGGAATACACCGAGTCGGCGCAGGATCTGGAAGAGTGGATGCCGCTGGTGGTGTCCAGCCGCGACCCGATGCAACGGGTGGCGGCCACGCGGGTCAGGCACGGCTCGGACGTGGATTTCGGGTCGCTCACCCGAAGCATGGTGACGTGGCTGGAAACCCAGCCTAACTTCGAGCTGATGACCAGTTGCCCCGTGCACTACCTTGCCCAGCGTGAAAATGGCCGCTGGAAGGTTCGAGTCAAAAACCAGAAAACCGGTGAACTGACCAAGCTGGAAGCCGGCTTTGTGTTCCTGGGGGCCGGCGGTGGAGCCCTGCCGCTGTTGCAGAAATCCGGAATTGAGGAGGCCCGGGGCTACGGTGGCTTCCCGGTCAGCGGCCAGTGGCTGGTCTGTCGCAAGCCGGACGTCGTTGAAAGGCACCACTCCAAGGTTTATGGCAAGGCGCCGATCGGGGCCCCTCCGATGTCAGTGCCACACCTGGATACCCGCATCATCAATGGTGAACCGGCTCTGCTGTTCGGTCCTTTCGCAGGGTTTACCACCCGGTTTCTCAAGCAGGGCTCGGTCTTCGATCTGTTCGGCTCGGTGAAGCCCAACAACCTCAAGCCCATGCTCTCGGTGAGCAAGAACAACATGGACCTGACCCGCTACCTCGTTGGCGAAGTGTTCCAGTCGCATACCGACCGGGTTGAATCGCTGCGCAATTTTTTCCCGGACGCGAGAGAGGAAAACTGGGAGCTGCGCATGGCGGGCCAGCGGGTACAGATCATCAAGCAGGCAGAGGGTGGCGGCGGCAAGCTGGAATTCGGCACTGAGATTGTGGCCGCCAAAGACGGTACCCTGGCCGCGCTGCTGGGGGCCTCTCCCGGTGCATCCACTGCCGCCAATGCCATGATCAATGTGATCGAGCGTTGTTTCCCGGAAAAAATCAGAACGCCGGAGTGGCAGGAGCGCATGAAAGAACTGGTGCCGTCCTACGGTCAATCCCTGGTGGACGACGAAGCGCTGCTCACCAGAGTGCGCGAAAGGACCCTGTCGACCCTGAAACTGGGCTGA
- the msrB gene encoding peptide-methionine (R)-S-oxide reductase MsrB: MGVSAAGYDLTPLTKAQVEEKAADLSADERRVLLEHGTEHPFCGTLLDNKKEGVYHCRLCDLPLFSSNSKFDSGTGWPSFFQPFDSDHLRYIEDTSMGMTRTEIRCPRCDSHLGHVFPDGPPPTGQRYCLNSVAMVFQENS, translated from the coding sequence ATGGGAGTTTCCGCTGCAGGTTATGACCTGACACCACTGACCAAAGCACAGGTTGAGGAGAAGGCCGCGGATCTGTCCGCTGATGAACGGCGGGTGTTGCTCGAGCATGGTACCGAGCATCCATTCTGCGGCACATTGCTGGATAACAAGAAAGAGGGAGTGTACCACTGCCGGCTGTGTGATCTGCCACTGTTCAGCTCGAATTCCAAGTTTGATTCAGGAACCGGTTGGCCGAGTTTCTTCCAGCCTTTTGACTCTGACCACCTCCGTTATATCGAGGACACCAGTATGGGAATGACCCGCACGGAAATACGGTGCCCACGGTGCGACAGTCACCTGGGACACGTTTTCCCGGACGGCCCACCACCGACTGGCCAACGTTACTGCCTTAATTCGGTGGCAATGGTGTTCCAGGAAAATAGCTAA
- the nhaD gene encoding sodium:proton antiporter NhaD: protein MSLLDTALIILAVVALLGVIFEEVTRINKAKVTLFFGTLSWILLFLASDNDSETNAVSAGLSESIAEIAGLWLFLVAAMTFVAYLNKKGMIENLIYMIMPKQVSERRLLFLTGLFCFIFSSLADNITATLVSCSLILSLDLDLRKRIQFATLVVFAVNSGGVSLITGDVTTLMIFLADKVEILTLLTLAVPASMTVFILAIFLSRGLDGTVTMRSHSHTVRPVDAVIGALFLLTILCTIVGNVLFSVPPVLTFLFGMSVMFLVSRFMSDDSELDPILEYIRIIEFETLLFFLGILLLVGMLKEIHALDSLVAIYNVMPPVYANYLMGLFSAVIDNVPLTAALLKSGISMTEGEWMGLTYAVGVGGSLLVIGSAAGIVAMSKIPGLTFAAYMRYLGHLWAAYTLGYAGVFMLGRFIN from the coding sequence ATGTCTTTACTGGATACCGCTCTTATCATTCTCGCCGTCGTGGCGCTGCTAGGCGTCATTTTCGAAGAAGTCACCCGTATCAATAAAGCCAAGGTCACTCTGTTTTTCGGCACCCTGAGCTGGATCCTGCTGTTTCTGGCCAGTGATAATGACAGCGAAACCAATGCGGTTTCGGCAGGCCTGTCCGAAAGCATTGCCGAAATTGCCGGCCTCTGGCTGTTTCTGGTTGCAGCCATGACCTTCGTGGCCTACCTGAACAAAAAGGGAATGATCGAAAACCTGATCTACATGATCATGCCGAAACAGGTGAGCGAACGACGACTGTTATTTTTGACCGGTTTGTTTTGCTTCATTTTCTCCTCCCTTGCAGACAATATCACCGCCACTTTAGTCTCATGCTCCCTGATTCTGTCCCTCGATCTTGACCTCAGAAAGCGCATCCAGTTCGCAACACTGGTGGTCTTCGCGGTGAATTCCGGCGGTGTTTCCCTGATTACCGGCGACGTGACCACACTGATGATATTCCTCGCCGACAAGGTGGAAATCCTGACTCTGCTGACTCTGGCGGTGCCGGCCTCGATGACCGTATTCATCCTCGCCATCTTCCTCTCCCGCGGCCTGGACGGCACCGTCACTATGCGCTCGCACAGCCACACCGTCCGGCCAGTGGACGCCGTCATCGGCGCCCTGTTTTTGTTAACAATCCTTTGCACTATTGTCGGCAATGTCCTGTTCAGTGTTCCGCCGGTACTCACCTTCCTGTTTGGCATGTCCGTGATGTTTCTGGTGTCGAGGTTCATGAGTGATGACTCCGAACTGGACCCGATCCTGGAATACATCCGCATTATCGAGTTCGAGACCCTGCTGTTCTTCCTGGGCATTCTGTTGCTGGTCGGCATGCTTAAAGAAATTCACGCTCTGGATTCACTGGTGGCAATCTACAATGTCATGCCGCCGGTTTACGCCAATTACCTGATGGGCCTGTTCTCTGCGGTGATTGATAACGTGCCCCTGACGGCAGCACTGCTCAAGTCCGGCATCAGCATGACAGAGGGCGAATGGATGGGGCTGACCTACGCCGTGGGGGTTGGCGGCTCATTGCTGGTGATCGGCTCCGCAGCGGGCATCGTAGCCATGAGCAAAATTCCGGGGCTGACCTTTGCAGCCTATATGCGGTATCTTGGCCACCTTTGGGCAGCGTATACCCTGGGCTATGCCGGGGTATTCATGCTTGGACGTTTCATCAATTGA
- a CDS encoding exopolysaccharide biosynthesis protein: MNSPNDPASLTELLHRLRTETEGMDQVSVADILNAVGERSFGPLVLIAGIITLAPLIGDIPGVPTLLGLVVLLTLGQLIFHRRSIWIPGKLARRNIGRQKLIKGLDWMDKPARFMDRWTKRRMAWLVSGPGQYLMAILCMLVAAAMPLMEIVPFSANGGGLALTAFGLAIIARDGLLALLAILATGGTAWFILTHLPW, encoded by the coding sequence ATGAACTCCCCGAACGACCCAGCCAGCCTTACCGAGCTCCTGCACCGCCTTCGAACAGAAACCGAGGGCATGGACCAGGTCTCAGTGGCCGATATTCTCAATGCGGTGGGAGAACGCTCTTTCGGGCCGCTCGTTCTGATCGCCGGCATTATCACCCTGGCGCCGCTGATCGGGGACATTCCGGGGGTGCCCACGCTGCTGGGGCTGGTTGTGCTACTGACTCTGGGGCAACTGATTTTTCACCGGCGCTCAATCTGGATCCCCGGCAAGTTGGCGCGGCGAAACATCGGGAGGCAGAAACTGATCAAAGGTCTGGACTGGATGGATAAGCCGGCCCGGTTCATGGATCGCTGGACCAAACGACGGATGGCCTGGCTGGTCAGCGGTCCGGGGCAATACCTCATGGCCATCCTGTGTATGCTGGTTGCCGCGGCAATGCCGCTGATGGAGATCGTACCCTTCAGCGCCAATGGCGGTGGTCTCGCACTGACGGCCTTTGGCCTGGCAATTATTGCCCGCGACGGGCTGCTTGCCCTGTTGGCGATCCTCGCGACCGGAGGCACCGCCTGGTTCATACTCACTCACCTTCCCTGGTGA
- a CDS encoding CDP-archaeol synthase translates to MRLLLCLELFVMLVLANGAPVVAAGLFKAHWSEPVDGGRLWKDGRPVLGESKTWRGVVSGSLACGLFSLATGLGFVFGGVFGVLGLVGDMLSSFIKRRLGLASSARAVGLDQIPEALLPMLLAMWWLPVSVWGVIVVVVLFTLSNIFASPLLYRLGIRRQPH, encoded by the coding sequence ATGCGCTTGCTGCTATGCCTGGAGCTGTTTGTCATGCTGGTGCTCGCCAACGGAGCCCCGGTGGTTGCGGCCGGTCTGTTCAAGGCGCATTGGTCGGAGCCCGTCGATGGCGGCCGGTTGTGGAAGGACGGTCGCCCTGTGCTCGGTGAAAGCAAGACCTGGCGGGGGGTGGTATCCGGCTCCCTGGCCTGCGGCCTGTTTTCCCTGGCTACAGGGCTGGGGTTTGTGTTCGGGGGAGTATTCGGCGTGCTCGGGCTCGTAGGCGACATGCTGAGCAGTTTTATCAAGCGCCGGCTGGGTCTGGCGTCGAGCGCCCGGGCGGTGGGCCTGGATCAGATCCCCGAAGCGTTACTGCCGATGTTGCTGGCCATGTGGTGGTTGCCCGTCAGTGTCTGGGGAGTAATTGTGGTGGTGGTGCTTTTCACCCTGTCGAACATTTTCGCCTCACCGTTGCTCTACCGCCTCGGCATTCGCCGTCAGCCCCATTAA
- a CDS encoding metallophosphoesterase, with translation MTARARSPDNQDELLEYRLSLRLGPVHARQRLGIEREAEAKVFGQDHSSFHLENWATAPGFIRLCLRMAGMWGRGQSNSRRLRTVHNRFHLTNLPAAFEGYRILHLTDLHVDMDEANLQAVLREIAPLDYDLCVLTGDYRKLTWGPIEEALDGMARLRDGIRGQAYAVLGNHDSVRMVPALEDMGYRLLMNEMAPLEREGQTLYLAGVDDAHFFKVHNLHRAGDEIPAGGTSVLLSHTPEIWREASHAGYDVFLCGHTHGGQICLPGGIPVTLDSDCPRALGRGYWRMNGMQGYTSPGSGTSVVNARLNCPPEVTIHTLTRGPD, from the coding sequence ATGACGGCAAGGGCTCGCTCACCGGATAACCAGGATGAACTCCTGGAATATCGCCTGAGCCTGAGACTTGGCCCCGTTCATGCCCGCCAGAGGCTCGGCATAGAGCGGGAAGCTGAAGCGAAGGTCTTCGGGCAAGATCACAGCTCCTTCCATCTGGAAAACTGGGCCACGGCGCCCGGCTTTATCCGTCTCTGCCTGAGAATGGCCGGCATGTGGGGGCGCGGGCAGAGCAACAGCCGGCGCCTGCGCACCGTGCACAACCGCTTTCACCTCACAAACCTGCCCGCCGCCTTTGAAGGCTATCGCATCCTGCACCTGACGGACCTGCATGTGGATATGGACGAAGCCAACCTCCAGGCGGTTCTGCGCGAGATTGCGCCCCTCGACTACGATCTGTGTGTGCTGACCGGTGACTACCGCAAGCTCACCTGGGGCCCGATCGAAGAGGCCCTCGATGGCATGGCCCGGCTGCGCGATGGCATCCGGGGCCAGGCCTACGCGGTGCTCGGTAACCATGACAGTGTGCGCATGGTGCCAGCACTGGAAGACATGGGCTACCGGCTTCTGATGAATGAAATGGCACCCCTTGAACGGGAGGGCCAGACCCTCTATCTGGCGGGCGTGGACGATGCCCACTTCTTCAAGGTACACAACCTGCACCGGGCCGGGGACGAGATCCCGGCCGGGGGAACCAGCGTTCTGCTCAGCCATACCCCGGAGATCTGGCGCGAAGCCTCCCACGCAGGCTATGACGTGTTTCTCTGTGGCCATACCCATGGCGGCCAGATCTGCCTGCCCGGCGGCATTCCGGTTACCCTGGACTCTGATTGCCCACGCGCGCTAGGGCGTGGTTACTGGCGGATGAATGGCATGCAGGGCTATACCTCGCCCGGCTCCGGCACGTCGGTGGTGAATGCCCGGCTGAACTGCCCTCCGGAGGTGACTATTCACACCCTGACGCGGGGGCCGGATTAA
- the msrA gene encoding peptide-methionine (S)-S-oxide reductase MsrA, producing the protein MTTSCSIPGLNVPRSRFPDPEQDLPASQGEQRIVLGGGCFWCVEAVFLAINGVTRVVSGYAGGHPGSANYEAVCTGTTGHAEVVDVHYDPARVGFGELLKVFFSVAHDPTQLNRQGNDRGPQYRSAIFYETPEQRRVAEAYIHQLNQAGVYPDPIVTTLERLDAFFPAEDYHQNFAARNPHQPYIMAVAAPKMEKLVGSYGDRLKPEYTDNDTGNTA; encoded by the coding sequence ATGACAACATCGTGCAGTATCCCGGGCCTGAACGTGCCCCGAAGCCGGTTTCCGGATCCGGAACAGGATCTCCCCGCGAGCCAGGGCGAACAGCGGATTGTGCTGGGGGGTGGTTGTTTCTGGTGCGTTGAGGCCGTGTTTCTTGCCATCAACGGAGTAACCAGGGTCGTTTCCGGCTATGCCGGTGGCCATCCGGGCTCGGCCAACTACGAAGCAGTGTGCACCGGCACCACGGGCCACGCCGAGGTAGTGGATGTCCACTATGATCCGGCCAGGGTCGGTTTTGGTGAGCTGCTCAAGGTGTTTTTCTCGGTAGCGCACGACCCTACCCAGCTCAATCGCCAGGGTAATGATCGTGGCCCCCAGTACCGTTCCGCCATTTTCTACGAAACTCCGGAGCAGCGGCGGGTGGCCGAGGCCTACATCCATCAGCTCAATCAGGCCGGTGTCTATCCGGATCCGATTGTAACCACGCTGGAGCGGCTGGACGCGTTTTTCCCGGCAGAGGATTACCATCAGAACTTTGCCGCCCGGAATCCGCACCAGCCCTACATTATGGCAGTCGCTGCTCCGAAGATGGAGAAGCTGGTGGGCAGTTATGGTGATCGCCTGAAACCGGAATACACCGACAATGACACAGGCAATACGGCCTGA
- a CDS encoding ATP-grasp domain-containing protein — protein MSEQKYNPEKGYIALLGWSLNAVEAADKFDRRYVVVAPDWAEAYCQEHDIPYVPWNFERLNDRSVEIAQTLKDMGVDVAIPLFEETVEWAGAINSVLMDKPRLFGQAMLLRDKALMKRRAQLGGIRVGIFEEAHDKGDVIRFLKRVNQTLLKLDGDPNDPIHLKAFDKAGCLGHRVIRTPDEVDTIPEEEFPVLMESHLDGWEFAVEAWIHNGKIAFLNISEYVTLGYSVFVPATPDLEKYRDQIRGEIEKLIKTFDIEFGFIHPEYFVTSDRTMYFGEVAYRPPGFKVFELLERAYGFNAYQGMILAFDPKTTEAEIKAFFPTEVVDAKGYAGCFGVYPRRRVVSKLEIPEETENHEYFESHELTPPLEETVTKRTAFGTHWGLVYFFGDDPYVMRDLLKHQEELDFYV, from the coding sequence GTGAGTGAGCAAAAGTACAATCCTGAGAAAGGGTACATCGCACTGTTGGGCTGGAGCCTGAATGCGGTTGAAGCGGCCGACAAGTTTGATCGTCGGTATGTTGTCGTGGCGCCGGACTGGGCTGAAGCCTACTGCCAGGAGCACGATATTCCCTATGTACCCTGGAATTTTGAACGCCTGAATGACCGCTCTGTGGAGATTGCGCAGACCCTCAAGGACATGGGCGTTGATGTCGCCATCCCGTTGTTTGAGGAGACGGTGGAGTGGGCCGGTGCCATCAACTCGGTGTTGATGGACAAGCCACGTCTGTTCGGCCAGGCCATGCTGCTGCGTGACAAGGCCCTGATGAAGCGTCGCGCCCAGCTCGGCGGTATCCGCGTGGGTATTTTTGAGGAAGCCCATGACAAAGGCGACGTTATCCGGTTCCTGAAGCGGGTGAACCAGACCCTGCTAAAGCTGGACGGCGACCCCAATGACCCGATCCACCTCAAGGCGTTTGACAAGGCAGGCTGCCTGGGCCACCGGGTCATCCGTACGCCGGACGAGGTCGATACCATTCCGGAAGAAGAGTTCCCGGTCCTTATGGAATCGCACCTGGATGGCTGGGAGTTTGCCGTCGAGGCCTGGATCCACAACGGCAAGATTGCCTTCCTCAATATTTCCGAGTACGTGACGCTGGGTTACTCCGTGTTTGTTCCGGCAACACCGGACCTGGAGAAGTACCGCGACCAGATCCGGGGTGAGATCGAGAAGCTGATCAAGACCTTCGATATCGAGTTCGGGTTCATTCATCCCGAATACTTCGTGACCAGCGACCGGACCATGTACTTTGGCGAGGTGGCGTATCGTCCGCCGGGTTTCAAGGTGTTCGAGCTGCTCGAGCGTGCCTACGGCTTTAACGCCTACCAGGGCATGATCCTGGCCTTCGATCCGAAAACCACCGAAGCGGAAATCAAGGCCTTCTTCCCGACGGAAGTGGTGGACGCGAAAGGTTATGCCGGTTGCTTCGGCGTGTATCCGCGCCGCCGGGTAGTCAGCAAGCTGGAAATCCCCGAGGAGACCGAAAACCACGAGTATTTCGAATCCCATGAACTGACACCGCCACTGGAAGAGACGGTCACCAAGCGTACCGCCTTCGGTACCCACTGGGGGCTGGTTTATTTCTTCGGCGATGACCCCTATGTCATGCGTGATTTGCTCAAACATCAGGAAGAACTCGATTTCTATGTATAA
- a CDS encoding chemotaxis protein — protein MSSKAKQSQKLLLFRLSGERLFGIGTLKIREILPFMRLTKMPHSHHAVIGTATFRGSAVPVIDMAAAVGYPPLTREEQAKASIIVTDIQRQEIGFLVRSVQQIVETDWKEVMPPPKALGSKAFITGLLDIDGDIIQLLDVELLLAKVYPESLNTQDVVLTDVQSETLKSLNILMVDDSQVARKQLSDVLDSKDIPYQVTSNGDDALQILLRDDELGRPTDILVSDIEMPGLDGYELTFNVRDNSALKQPYIILHTSLNSEMSLSYANQVGANEALTKFDAEELLQAMLRGAEQAR, from the coding sequence ATGTCCAGCAAAGCGAAGCAGTCCCAGAAACTTCTGCTGTTCCGTCTCTCCGGCGAGCGTCTTTTCGGAATCGGCACCCTGAAGATCCGGGAAATCCTGCCCTTCATGCGGTTGACCAAAATGCCCCACAGCCACCACGCAGTGATCGGCACTGCGACCTTCCGGGGCTCCGCTGTCCCGGTGATTGATATGGCCGCTGCCGTGGGCTATCCGCCGCTGACCCGGGAAGAGCAGGCAAAAGCGTCGATTATTGTCACGGATATCCAGCGCCAGGAAATCGGTTTCCTGGTGCGCAGCGTCCAGCAGATTGTCGAGACCGACTGGAAAGAGGTGATGCCACCGCCCAAGGCCCTGGGCAGCAAGGCGTTTATTACCGGCCTGCTGGATATTGACGGCGACATTATCCAACTGCTGGACGTGGAGTTACTGCTGGCCAAGGTGTACCCGGAATCGCTGAATACCCAGGATGTGGTGCTGACCGATGTTCAGAGCGAGACCCTCAAATCCCTGAACATCCTGATGGTGGATGACTCCCAGGTGGCCCGCAAGCAGTTATCAGACGTGCTGGACAGCAAGGACATCCCCTACCAGGTCACCTCCAACGGCGATGATGCCCTGCAGATCCTGCTGAGGGATGACGAGCTGGGCCGGCCCACGGACATTCTGGTCAGCGATATCGAAATGCCGGGGCTGGACGGTTACGAACTGACCTTCAACGTGCGGGATAACTCGGCGCTGAAGCAGCCCTACATCATCCTGCACACCTCTCTGAACAGTGAGATGAGCCTGAGCTACGCCAACCAGGTGGGGGCCAACGAAGCCTTGACCAAGTTTGATGCGGAGGAATTGCTACAGGCGATGCTCAGAGGGGCAGAGCAGGCCCGCTAA